From Pseudomonas fluorescens:
TGCCGGCTCCTCCAGCGCGGCGTTGGCCGGCCTGTTCAAATCCGGCAGCGGTGCCTGGACCTTTGCCCCGAGCATCAGCGTGCCGATTTTTGACGCGGGCAGTAACCGCGCGACCCTGGACTCGGCCAAGGTCGAACGTGATATCCAGGTGCAGACCTACCAGCAAACCCTGCAGACCGCGTTCCGTGAAGTGGCCGACGCGCTGGCGGTGCGCAGCACCCTGGATCGCCGGATCGCCGCGCAACAGGCGCTGACCGACGCCAGCCGCAAAAGCTTCGAACTCTCCGATGCCCTCTATCGTGGCGGGTTGAAAAGCTACCTCGAAGCCCTGGATGCGCAACGCTCCCTCTACAGCGCACAGCAAGACCTGATCACCCTGCGCCTGACCGAGCAGAGCAACCGCATCACGCTCTACAAAGTGTTAGGCGGCGGCTGGAACTGAAGGCCCAGGCGAAAAGACTCTGCCGCATACACACACATAACCGCAGCGATGGAACGGCTTGCGTGGATCAAATCGGGTGACTTCATTCATTGGGGAATAAACATGCGTGCCTTTCGTTTCACCTTAAGCCGTCGCGCCCAGGCACTGGCCTGCGCCTGTTTCATCACGCTGTCACCGCTGTGCCGTGCGGATTCCGACGAGGACCCATGGGAGGGGTTCAACCGATCGATCTTTGCATTCAATGACACGTTGGATACGTATGCACTCAAACCGCTCGCCCAAGGCTATCAATTCATCACCCCCCGTAGGGTCCAGGACGGTATTCATAACGTCTTCAACAATCTGGGGGAGGTGAAAAACCTGGCTAACAATGTACTTCAAGCCAAATTTCACAGTGCCGGCGTAGATACCAGTCGCTTTTTGCTCAACAGCACGCTGGGCCTGGTGGGGATGATCGACGTCGCGACGCCGATGGGGCTGCAACGCAGTGACCAAGACTTTGGCCAAACCCTGGGGCACTGGGGCGTCAACAGCGGCCCTTACCTGGTACTGCCATTCCTGGGGCCAAGCACGCTTCGCGATGCACCCGCGATCCTGCCCGATGCCTACGCCAACCCGGTCCGTTACATCGGCGACGTTCCGACGCGCAATAGCCTGTACGGCGTGAGCATGATCGACGGGCGTGCCCAATACCTGAAATCTGAAAAGCTCATCACTGGCGATAAATACAACTTTATCCGCAGTGTTTATCTGCAAAACCGAGCGTTCAAGATCCAGGGCGCAAACGTCAAGGATGACTTTTGAGCCGTGTGACGACCTACACGAGGTGACCTGCATGCGTTGCCAGGCCCGTCCACCCTGACCTCGGTGTGGATGGGCGGTGCCTGGGGTTACGCCGCGGTGGAGTTGGCGCGGGCGTCGCTGGCGGTCTCACGAAACAGCCGGGGCGACATGCCGAATGTCGACTTGAAGTGCCGGCTGAAGTGCGAGCTGCTGCCATAACCCCAGGCGTAGGCTATTTCGGTGAGGGAGCGATGGGCCTGGTCGTGGTTGCGCAGGTCTTCGGCGCAGCGGGACAACCGACGCTGCCAGATGTACTCGCTGACGCTGCACCCCAGTTCGTCCTGGAATGCCCGATGCAAACTGCGCACCGAACACTGCTCGGCGTTGGCGATGCGTTCGATGCTCAGGTCGCGGTCGGCCAGGTGGCGCTCAATGTAGGCCTTGAGGCGGTTCTGCTTGAAGAAGCGGAAGTCATGGTCGAGCTGCTTTTCATCTTGCTTGTTCTTCAGCGCATTGTTCAGCAGCCCGGCGATACTGTCGCCGATCAGCCCCGCCGACTGGCTGTTGAGCAAGGGGTATTGGTGGTAGGCGTCGCTGATCAAGTGCATCAGCATGCGCCCCAGCCCGTTGCGGCCGCTCAAGTGCATGTCGCCGGTCTGGGTCAGTTGCCCGGCAGCCCCCTGGAACAGCAGGATAAAGTGCTCGCAGCCCTGGGTACTGGTGACGCTGAAGGGTTTGCCGCAGTCGACCAGGAGCATCTCGTCCGGCGCGACGGCGCTGCTTTTCTGGCCTTGCTCGAAGTGACTGACACCGGCGATTTGCAATATCAGCATACGCGGGGTGTCGAGCACATCGAGCGCCTGGCTCAGGTGACGTGAATAGCGATGGGCACTGGCGGTCATGCG
This genomic window contains:
- a CDS encoding VacJ family lipoprotein → MRAFRFTLSRRAQALACACFITLSPLCRADSDEDPWEGFNRSIFAFNDTLDTYALKPLAQGYQFITPRRVQDGIHNVFNNLGEVKNLANNVLQAKFHSAGVDTSRFLLNSTLGLVGMIDVATPMGLQRSDQDFGQTLGHWGVNSGPYLVLPFLGPSTLRDAPAILPDAYANPVRYIGDVPTRNSLYGVSMIDGRAQYLKSEKLITGDKYNFIRSVYLQNRAFKIQGANVKDDF
- a CDS encoding helix-turn-helix domain-containing protein, with product MSNLACVSTEQVMRSDRLMKWKEFMSDHLGRTPEYIKRLESTHIDPLHNGNFQGRLEYGDLGQLRFCRMTASAHRYSRHLSQALDVLDTPRMLILQIAGVSHFEQGQKSSAVAPDEMLLVDCGKPFSVTSTQGCEHFILLFQGAAGQLTQTGDMHLSGRNGLGRMLMHLISDAYHQYPLLNSQSAGLIGDSIAGLLNNALKNKQDEKQLDHDFRFFKQNRLKAYIERHLADRDLSIERIANAEQCSVRSLHRAFQDELGCSVSEYIWQRRLSRCAEDLRNHDQAHRSLTEIAYAWGYGSSSHFSRHFKSTFGMSPRLFRETASDARANSTAA